Proteins from one Amycolatopsis benzoatilytica AK 16/65 genomic window:
- a CDS encoding NUDIX domain-containing protein, which yields MPSTGRQSARAILIDGRGQLALLKRTKPGQRPYWTAPGGGVEDSDVSVEAALHRELAEELGATVAGASHVLDSDDGQHFFVARLVRLDESARSGPEHGDPSRGAYDLDWIDLHSNDLAAIDVKPAALKSFLLANRETLRTEAGGHRD from the coding sequence GTGCCGAGCACGGGGAGGCAGTCAGCCCGCGCGATCTTGATTGACGGCCGGGGCCAGCTGGCGCTGCTCAAGCGGACCAAGCCGGGGCAGCGTCCGTACTGGACCGCGCCCGGTGGCGGCGTCGAGGACTCGGACGTCTCGGTGGAAGCGGCGCTGCACCGTGAGCTGGCGGAGGAACTGGGCGCCACCGTAGCGGGAGCCTCGCACGTGCTCGATTCGGACGACGGGCAGCATTTCTTCGTGGCGCGGCTGGTCCGGCTGGACGAGTCGGCTCGCAGCGGGCCGGAACACGGCGACCCGTCGCGCGGTGCTTACGACCTGGACTGGATTGACCTGCACAGCAACGATCTGGCGGCCATCGACGTGAAGCCAGCCGCCCTGAAGTCGTTCCTGTTGGCCAACCGGGAAACGCTGCGTACTGAAGCGGGCGGCCACCGGGACTGA
- the mfd gene encoding transcription-repair coupling factor, which yields MSGLLQAILPDPALRGVVERAGAPVLELQGAVAVRQLVAAALAEDAERGGAGRPVLAVTATGREADELTASLGALLGHSRVADFPSWETLPHERLSPRADTVGRRLEVLHRLHAGDDELRVVVATVRSLIQPMAPGLGSLAPIDLVVGEEQSFDGLLERLVELAYTRVDMVEKRGEFAVRGGILDLFGPTAQHPVRVEFWGDEVSEIRAFAVSDQRSLPGEIQRVTAPPCRELLLTPDVKAKAAELATAYEADAHLAEMLTKLSGGIPVEGMEALIPVLCEGELELLTDAMPAGSHVLLADPEKIRARAADLVRTGQEFLEASWTTAAAGGQAPIDLGASAYRDLAEIASHAQDTKRAWWTLTQLTSEDPDVYQVGIEPAPAYRGELERAMTDLRAHVASGGTGVLVVAGQGTASRAVEQLLAADVPAKHSDVLSEAPPAGVVTVTCGGLADGFVSPERALVVLSEADLTGRGATAGSSTKDLNTKMPSRRRGAVDPLALKAGDYVVHDQHGIGRFVEMVQRTLKDSGGASVTREYLLLEYASSKRGQPGDRLFVPTDQLDEVSRYVGGELPTLNKLGGSDWKNTKARAKKAVKEIAAELVQLYAARQAAPGHAFGPDTPWQSELEDAFPFTETNDQLAAIDEVKSDMERGVPMDRVICGDVGYGKTEIAVRAAFKAVQDGKQVAVLVPTTLLAQQHLNTFTERMRSFPVTIKGLSRFTHKAESDRILEQLADGEVDIVIGTHRLLQTGIRYKDLGLVIVDEEQRFGVEHKEHIKALRTHVDVLTMSATPIPRTLEMSLAGIREMSTILTPPEDRHPILTYVGAYDDKQVGAAVRRELLRDGQVFYVHNRVSSIEKAARRIREMVPEARVVTAHGQMNEDKLEKIIQGFWENEYDVLVCTTIVETGLDISNANTLIVERGDMLGLAQLHQLRGRVGRGRERGYAYFLYPPEAPLTETAHDRLATIAQNTELGAGMAVAMKDLEIRGAGNILGAEQSGHIAGVGFDLYVRLVGEAVEAFRRHAGAETSEEEELAEVRVDLPVDAHIPHDYVPGERLRLEAYRKIASAPDTAALDAVREELVDRYGQPPAPVTRLLAVAAFRHTCRAAGVTEVAVQGNTIRFAPLPLMDSQLVRLKRLYPKALYKAVTNTVSVPKPTEGPAGGRMGAPVLRDQELLDWCTKLLGQLTKSPAAAQA from the coding sequence CTGTCCGGACTCCTCCAAGCCATCCTTCCCGACCCGGCGCTGCGTGGTGTTGTCGAGCGCGCTGGCGCCCCCGTGCTCGAGCTGCAGGGTGCGGTCGCGGTGCGCCAGCTCGTCGCCGCCGCGCTCGCCGAAGACGCTGAGCGCGGCGGCGCGGGCCGTCCTGTGCTGGCCGTGACCGCGACCGGGCGCGAGGCCGACGAGCTGACCGCGTCGCTCGGCGCGCTGCTCGGCCACTCGCGGGTGGCCGACTTCCCCTCGTGGGAGACGCTGCCGCACGAGCGGCTTTCGCCGCGCGCGGACACCGTCGGGCGGCGGCTCGAAGTGCTGCACCGGCTGCATGCCGGCGACGACGAGCTGCGCGTCGTGGTCGCCACCGTGCGCAGCCTCATCCAGCCGATGGCGCCCGGGCTCGGCTCGCTCGCGCCGATCGACCTCGTGGTGGGAGAGGAGCAGAGCTTCGACGGCCTGCTCGAACGGCTCGTCGAGCTGGCCTACACCCGCGTGGACATGGTCGAGAAGCGCGGCGAGTTCGCCGTTCGCGGCGGGATCCTCGACCTGTTCGGGCCCACCGCGCAGCATCCGGTCCGGGTCGAGTTCTGGGGCGACGAGGTCAGCGAGATCCGGGCGTTCGCGGTGTCCGACCAGCGGTCGCTGCCCGGCGAGATCCAGCGGGTCACCGCGCCGCCGTGCCGCGAGCTGCTGCTCACGCCGGACGTCAAGGCGAAGGCCGCCGAGCTGGCCACCGCCTACGAGGCGGACGCGCACCTCGCCGAAATGCTCACCAAGCTCTCCGGCGGCATCCCGGTCGAGGGCATGGAGGCGCTCATCCCGGTGCTCTGCGAGGGCGAGCTGGAGCTGCTCACCGACGCGATGCCGGCCGGCAGCCACGTCCTGCTGGCCGACCCGGAGAAGATCCGCGCCCGTGCCGCCGACCTGGTCCGCACCGGCCAGGAGTTCCTCGAAGCCTCCTGGACCACCGCGGCGGCCGGCGGGCAGGCCCCGATCGACCTCGGCGCGTCGGCGTACCGCGATCTGGCCGAGATCGCGTCGCACGCGCAGGACACCAAGCGCGCGTGGTGGACGCTCACCCAGCTGACCAGCGAAGACCCGGACGTCTACCAGGTCGGCATCGAGCCCGCGCCGGCATACCGGGGCGAGCTGGAACGCGCCATGACCGACCTGCGCGCGCACGTCGCGTCCGGCGGCACCGGGGTGCTCGTCGTCGCCGGGCAGGGCACCGCCAGCCGCGCGGTCGAGCAGCTGCTGGCCGCGGACGTCCCGGCGAAACACTCGGACGTGCTGTCCGAGGCACCGCCGGCCGGGGTCGTCACGGTCACCTGCGGCGGGCTCGCCGACGGGTTCGTCTCGCCGGAACGCGCCCTGGTCGTGCTGTCCGAGGCGGACCTGACCGGCCGTGGCGCCACCGCCGGATCGTCCACAAAGGACTTGAATACGAAGATGCCGTCGCGCCGCCGCGGCGCGGTCGACCCGCTGGCGCTCAAGGCGGGCGACTACGTGGTGCACGACCAGCACGGCATCGGCCGGTTCGTGGAGATGGTGCAGCGCACCCTGAAAGACTCCGGCGGGGCGTCGGTGACGAGGGAGTACCTGCTGCTGGAGTACGCCTCGTCCAAGCGCGGCCAGCCCGGCGACCGGCTGTTCGTGCCCACCGACCAGCTGGACGAGGTGTCCCGCTACGTCGGCGGCGAGCTGCCCACGCTCAACAAACTCGGCGGCTCGGACTGGAAGAACACCAAGGCGCGCGCCAAAAAGGCGGTCAAGGAGATCGCCGCCGAACTGGTGCAGCTCTACGCCGCCCGGCAAGCCGCGCCCGGCCATGCCTTCGGCCCGGACACGCCATGGCAGTCCGAGCTGGAAGACGCCTTCCCGTTCACCGAGACCAACGACCAGCTCGCGGCCATCGACGAGGTCAAGTCCGACATGGAGCGCGGCGTCCCGATGGACCGGGTGATCTGCGGCGACGTCGGCTACGGCAAGACCGAGATCGCGGTCCGAGCGGCGTTCAAGGCGGTGCAGGACGGCAAGCAGGTCGCCGTGCTCGTGCCCACCACGCTGCTCGCCCAGCAGCACCTGAACACCTTCACCGAGCGGATGCGCTCGTTCCCGGTCACCATCAAAGGCCTCTCGCGGTTCACGCACAAGGCCGAATCGGACCGGATCCTCGAACAGCTCGCCGACGGCGAGGTCGACATCGTCATCGGCACGCACCGGCTGCTGCAGACCGGCATCCGCTACAAGGACCTCGGCCTCGTGATCGTCGACGAGGAACAGCGGTTCGGCGTGGAGCACAAGGAACACATCAAGGCGCTGCGCACGCACGTCGACGTGCTCACCATGTCGGCGACGCCGATCCCGCGTACACTCGAGATGTCGCTGGCCGGCATCCGCGAGATGTCCACGATCCTGACTCCGCCGGAAGACCGGCACCCGATCCTGACCTACGTCGGCGCCTACGACGACAAGCAGGTCGGCGCGGCGGTCCGCCGGGAGCTGCTGCGCGATGGCCAGGTGTTCTACGTGCACAACCGGGTGTCGTCGATCGAGAAGGCGGCGCGGCGGATCCGCGAGATGGTGCCGGAGGCGCGCGTCGTCACCGCGCACGGGCAGATGAACGAGGACAAGCTCGAAAAGATCATCCAGGGCTTCTGGGAGAACGAGTACGACGTCCTCGTCTGCACCACGATCGTCGAGACCGGCTTGGACATCTCCAACGCCAACACGCTGATCGTGGAGCGCGGCGACATGCTCGGCCTCGCGCAGCTGCACCAGCTGCGCGGCCGCGTCGGGCGCGGTCGCGAGCGCGGGTACGCGTACTTCCTGTACCCGCCGGAAGCGCCGCTCACCGAGACCGCGCACGACCGGCTCGCCACCATCGCGCAGAACACCGAACTCGGCGCGGGCATGGCGGTCGCGATGAAGGACCTGGAGATCCGCGGTGCGGGCAACATCCTCGGCGCGGAACAGTCCGGGCACATCGCGGGCGTCGGATTCGACCTGTATGTGCGGCTGGTCGGCGAAGCGGTCGAGGCATTCCGGCGGCACGCGGGCGCGGAGACGTCGGAGGAAGAAGAGCTGGCGGAAGTCCGCGTCGACTTGCCGGTAGACGCGCACATCCCGCACGACTACGTACCCGGCGAACGGCTGCGGCTGGAGGCATACCGGAAGATCGCGTCCGCGCCGGACACCGCGGCGCTTGACGCGGTGCGGGAGGAACTGGTCGACCGCTACGGCCAGCCGCCGGCACCAGTCACCCGGCTGCTCGCGGTCGCTGCGTTCCGGCACACCTGCCGCGCGGCCGGTGTCACCGAGGTCGCGGTGCAAGGCAACACGATCCGATTCGCGCCGCTGCCGCTGATGGATTCGCAGCTGGTGCGGCTGAAGCGGCTGTATCCCAAGGCGCTGTACAAAGCGGTCACCAACACCGTGTCGGTGCCGAAGCCGACCGAAGGCCCGGCGGGCGGCCGGATGGGCGCACCGGTGTTGCGGGACCAGGAATTGCTCGACTGGTGCACGAAACTGCTGGGACAGCTGACGAAATCCCCGGCTGCGGCGCAGGCGTAG
- a CDS encoding RNA polymerase sigma factor — MKHKPAREPDEERLLRRAARGDRAAFEELYRRTSPWLAVRLRRRCSDDQVVAEVMQETYLAVWRAAGSFAGGAAGGSAVGWVWTIAARRLVDAFRRRAHHAQPPAAMHAPVSAPAAEEEALAATFGDSVGDALRTLAPELRQVLQAMVLDGLSVRETAILLGLPEGTVKTRARRARIAMREALS; from the coding sequence GTGAAGCACAAGCCAGCCAGAGAGCCGGACGAGGAGCGCCTCCTCCGGCGAGCCGCGCGCGGCGACCGCGCGGCGTTCGAAGAGCTGTACCGCCGCACGTCGCCGTGGCTCGCGGTTCGCCTGCGCCGCCGTTGCTCGGACGACCAGGTCGTCGCCGAGGTGATGCAGGAGACGTACCTCGCGGTATGGCGGGCCGCGGGTTCGTTCGCCGGCGGCGCCGCGGGCGGCTCTGCCGTGGGCTGGGTGTGGACGATCGCGGCGCGACGGCTGGTCGACGCGTTCCGCAGGCGGGCGCACCACGCGCAGCCGCCGGCGGCAATGCACGCGCCGGTGTCCGCGCCTGCTGCCGAGGAGGAGGCACTGGCCGCCACCTTCGGGGATTCGGTGGGTGACGCGTTGCGCACGCTCGCGCCCGAGCTGCGCCAGGTGCTGCAGGCGATGGTCCTCGACGGACTGTCAGTGCGGGAGACGGCGATCCTGCTGGGCCTGCCGGAGGGCACGGTGAAAACCCGGGCGCGGCGGGCCCGGATCGCGATGCGGGAGGCGCTGTCGTGA
- a CDS encoding zf-HC2 domain-containing protein: MHHVSEQLLAGYVAGGALPGDEEWAVEGHLEKCGQCRARLSGAAGTGVAGLVADVWSGLEPHLAAPPQPMPNRSAAWLRGWATPVMVPWLLMVIAVGVLSVFLDHTYYESRLSFVQLFSPVLPVFGVAASWARGLDPAYELTAATPRAGLELVLRRTTAVLVPVLAVLLLAGWLTGARIGFGLLPSLAFTTGTLALGTFVGIAWAASILVGLWLGALVVPTVSFGSSVLLVPATWPGWLAAIVVSAVFVVLRRNTFTRLAAHH, translated from the coding sequence ATGCACCACGTATCCGAGCAGCTGCTCGCCGGTTACGTCGCGGGCGGGGCGCTGCCGGGCGACGAGGAATGGGCGGTGGAAGGGCATCTGGAGAAGTGCGGGCAGTGCCGGGCCCGGCTCTCCGGCGCGGCCGGTACCGGGGTGGCCGGTCTCGTCGCCGACGTGTGGTCGGGGCTGGAACCGCACCTCGCCGCACCTCCACAGCCGATGCCGAATCGGTCGGCGGCCTGGCTGCGCGGCTGGGCGACCCCGGTGATGGTGCCGTGGCTGCTGATGGTGATCGCGGTCGGAGTGCTGTCGGTCTTCCTCGACCACACGTACTACGAGAGCCGGCTGTCGTTCGTGCAGTTGTTCTCGCCGGTGCTGCCGGTGTTCGGGGTGGCCGCGTCCTGGGCCCGCGGGCTGGACCCGGCGTACGAGCTCACCGCGGCCACGCCGCGGGCCGGGCTGGAGCTGGTGCTGCGGCGGACCACCGCGGTGCTGGTGCCGGTGCTGGCGGTGTTGTTGCTGGCCGGCTGGCTGACCGGCGCGCGAATCGGGTTCGGACTGTTGCCGAGCCTCGCCTTCACCACCGGCACGCTCGCGCTCGGCACGTTCGTCGGCATCGCCTGGGCGGCGTCGATTCTGGTCGGGCTGTGGCTCGGGGCGCTGGTGGTGCCCACCGTGTCGTTCGGGAGCTCGGTACTGCTGGTGCCGGCGACCTGGCCGGGCTGGCTCGCCGCGATCGTCGTCTCGGCGGTGTTCGTCGTGCTCCGCCGGAACACCTTCACGCGGCTCGCCGCGCATCACTGA
- a CDS encoding ABC transporter ATP-binding protein: MRAVEAAEVAPATYAWEIQAQGLKVRVGRKRMAVDGLDLALGTGVHGLLGPNGAGKTTLIRALATVLRPAEGTLALLGEPVGGRLDQRGLRRRIGYLPQTFGYYKRFTVREFVEYLAWLKEMPKREVPGAVQRAIERVGLADRADDKLKTLSGGMIRRAGIAQAIVNDPEILLLDEPTVGLDPAQRLRFRELLQEIGRDACVVVSTHLVEDVAAACTDVVVFCAGKRIFQGTPGELVAAGSESDIGDSPIERGYSALLGHEQGMGAW; this comes from the coding sequence ATGCGGGCTGTGGAAGCCGCCGAGGTCGCTCCGGCGACCTACGCCTGGGAAATCCAGGCACAGGGACTGAAAGTGCGGGTCGGCCGCAAACGGATGGCGGTCGACGGGCTCGACCTCGCGCTCGGCACCGGGGTGCACGGGTTGCTGGGGCCGAACGGAGCGGGCAAGACCACGCTGATCCGCGCGCTGGCGACGGTACTGCGGCCGGCGGAGGGCACGCTGGCGCTGCTCGGCGAGCCGGTCGGAGGACGCCTGGACCAGCGCGGCCTGCGCCGCCGGATCGGCTACCTGCCGCAGACGTTCGGCTACTACAAGCGGTTCACGGTCCGCGAGTTCGTCGAGTACCTGGCGTGGCTCAAGGAGATGCCGAAGCGGGAGGTGCCGGGCGCGGTCCAGCGCGCGATCGAGCGGGTCGGCCTCGCCGATCGTGCCGACGACAAACTGAAGACGTTGTCGGGCGGCATGATCCGGCGGGCCGGGATCGCGCAGGCGATCGTCAACGACCCGGAGATCCTGCTGCTGGACGAGCCGACCGTCGGGCTCGACCCGGCGCAACGGCTGCGCTTTCGCGAACTGCTGCAGGAAATCGGCCGGGACGCGTGCGTCGTCGTGTCCACCCACCTGGTCGAGGACGTCGCCGCGGCCTGCACGGATGTCGTCGTGTTCTGCGCCGGGAAGCGGATCTTCCAAGGCACACCGGGCGAGCTGGTCGCCGCCGGCAGCGAGTCGGACATCGGCGACAGTCCCATCGAGCGCGGCTACTCGGCACTGCTCGGTCACGAGCAGGGAATGGGGGCGTGGTGA
- a CDS encoding LLM class flavin-dependent oxidoreductase, with product MKFGLLLPAGQAQLEAGGTPRALVELAREAERLGFASIWAGDSLARARVEPLTLLTAIAQATERITVGTAVLMPAHRNPVQTAMTLASLDLLSEGRLVVGVGAGFPGFSEQEFALSGVAFRTRFSHLDDVVALWRELWAATPKAFHGKVLHYDWLPEGVRPARPGGPPIWLGGATPAALRRTADRYDGWLPYPPDPADYASGLATIRAATNRAVTPALFLTVYVDSDPRRGERVLEDYAQGNYGRPLTEMSGIQATVTGSVPEVVAAVRRYAEAGAEHVMLRVGSLEPGGVERQLPLLAEVIAGAVA from the coding sequence GTGAAATTCGGACTTCTCCTCCCGGCCGGACAGGCCCAACTCGAAGCCGGCGGCACCCCGCGTGCCCTCGTCGAACTTGCCCGCGAGGCCGAACGGCTCGGGTTCGCGTCGATCTGGGCCGGCGACTCGCTTGCCCGAGCCCGCGTCGAACCGCTCACCTTGCTCACCGCGATCGCCCAAGCCACCGAACGCATCACGGTCGGCACCGCGGTGCTGATGCCCGCGCACCGCAACCCGGTGCAGACCGCGATGACCCTCGCGTCGCTCGACCTGCTCTCGGAAGGACGGCTGGTGGTCGGGGTCGGCGCGGGCTTCCCCGGGTTCAGCGAGCAGGAATTCGCCCTGTCCGGTGTCGCGTTCCGCACCCGGTTCTCGCACCTGGACGACGTGGTCGCGCTGTGGCGCGAACTGTGGGCGGCCACGCCGAAGGCGTTCCACGGCAAGGTGCTGCACTACGACTGGCTCCCCGAGGGCGTCCGCCCAGCCCGCCCCGGCGGCCCGCCGATCTGGCTGGGCGGTGCCACGCCAGCCGCACTGCGCCGCACCGCGGACCGGTATGACGGCTGGCTTCCGTACCCACCGGATCCGGCTGACTACGCTTCCGGCCTCGCGACCATCCGTGCCGCCACGAATCGCGCGGTGACGCCTGCGTTGTTCCTGACCGTCTACGTCGACTCCGACCCTCGGCGCGGCGAGCGGGTGCTGGAGGACTACGCGCAGGGGAACTACGGGCGGCCGCTGACCGAGATGAGCGGAATCCAGGCGACGGTGACGGGTTCGGTGCCGGAGGTCGTCGCCGCGGTGCGCCGGTACGCCGAAGCTGGGGCGGAGCACGTGATGTTGCGGGTGGGATCGCTGGAGCCCGGCGGGGTGGAGCGGCAGTTGCCGTTGCTGGCTGAGGTGATCGCGGGAGCCGTAGCCTGA
- a CDS encoding helix-turn-helix domain-containing protein, whose protein sequence is MSPFSEALRDARSRRRLSQLDLALRAGTTQRHVSFMERGRSLPGRGMVVRVSEALGLPLRERNALLLTAGYAPVYPETRLDDPALTPVLDSLRALLDGHEPYPALVVNRYSELVAANDAFALITEGVAEELLEPPVNVLRLALHPRGMAPRIRNFADWAQHVLERPRRGLANGPDPRHQAMLDELTSYLPTLGEPAGDHLGFAVPLELASSAGELRLLTAITQFATAVDVTVAELSLETFLPADAATAELLKARPNR, encoded by the coding sequence GTGTCCCCGTTCTCCGAAGCTTTGCGCGACGCCCGTTCGCGCCGCCGGCTCAGTCAGCTCGACCTCGCACTGCGCGCGGGGACGACGCAGCGCCATGTGAGTTTCATGGAGCGCGGCCGTTCGTTGCCCGGCCGCGGCATGGTGGTGCGCGTGTCCGAGGCGCTCGGCCTGCCGCTGCGCGAGCGCAATGCCTTGCTGCTGACCGCCGGCTACGCACCCGTCTACCCCGAGACGCGGCTGGACGACCCGGCGCTGACGCCGGTGCTGGATTCGCTGCGTGCGCTGCTCGACGGGCACGAGCCGTATCCGGCGCTGGTCGTGAACCGCTACAGCGAGCTGGTCGCGGCGAACGACGCCTTCGCGCTGATCACCGAGGGCGTCGCGGAGGAACTGCTGGAACCGCCGGTCAACGTGCTGCGGCTGGCGCTGCACCCGCGCGGGATGGCACCGCGGATCCGCAACTTCGCGGATTGGGCTCAGCACGTTCTCGAACGGCCCCGGCGTGGGCTGGCGAATGGGCCGGACCCGCGGCATCAGGCGATGCTCGACGAGCTCACCAGCTATCTGCCGACGCTGGGCGAACCCGCCGGCGACCATCTCGGGTTCGCGGTGCCGCTGGAGTTGGCCAGCTCGGCGGGCGAGCTGCGGCTGCTCACCGCGATCACGCAGTTCGCCACCGCGGTCGACGTGACGGTCGCGGAGCTGAGTCTCGAAACGTTCCTGCCCGCCGACGCTGCGACGGCAGAGCTGCTTAAGGCGCGACCCAACCGGTGA
- a CDS encoding MazG family protein yields the protein MTGSAVVLLRGATLPAAALPLLRSAPVYAATDVDGAEFGVPPVAQAPSVQGIVLLAGSRAEPTAAALLAAGARVLEAPVPPLVAAVEVMDRLRSPGGCPWDARQTHESLRQYLVEETYELLEAIEDNDREALREELGDVLLQVLFHARVAAEDPRDPFTVDDVAVALVDKLVGRHPYVFADAARAATAEHQELKWEELKQAEKQRKSIVDGVALGQPAVALAGKLGQRSGRAGIPLDLFPQDSSAPAQLFRTAAAARRAGMDPEGELRAVAKRFAQDIRAAEQAARAAGVEPATLEADGWRKFWPSA from the coding sequence GTGACCGGCTCGGCTGTCGTCCTTCTCCGCGGAGCGACTCTGCCCGCGGCGGCGCTTCCGCTGCTGCGCAGCGCACCGGTGTATGCCGCAACCGATGTCGACGGCGCGGAGTTCGGCGTGCCGCCGGTGGCGCAGGCTCCGTCGGTGCAAGGCATTGTGCTGCTCGCCGGTTCTCGTGCGGAGCCGACGGCTGCTGCTCTGCTCGCCGCAGGTGCGCGGGTGCTCGAGGCACCGGTGCCGCCGCTGGTCGCGGCGGTTGAGGTGATGGACCGGCTGCGGTCGCCGGGCGGCTGTCCGTGGGACGCCCGGCAAACGCACGAATCGCTGCGGCAGTACCTCGTCGAGGAAACGTACGAGCTGCTGGAAGCCATTGAAGACAACGATCGCGAGGCGCTGCGCGAAGAGCTCGGCGACGTCCTGCTGCAGGTGCTCTTTCACGCCCGGGTGGCCGCCGAGGACCCGCGCGATCCGTTCACCGTCGACGACGTCGCGGTCGCTCTGGTGGACAAGCTGGTCGGCCGGCATCCGTACGTGTTCGCGGACGCGGCCAGGGCCGCCACCGCCGAGCACCAGGAGCTCAAATGGGAAGAGCTGAAGCAGGCGGAGAAACAGCGCAAGTCCATTGTGGATGGGGTGGCGCTCGGGCAGCCCGCGGTCGCGCTCGCCGGAAAGCTCGGCCAGCGCAGCGGGCGCGCCGGGATCCCGCTCGACCTGTTCCCGCAGGATTCTTCCGCTCCGGCACAGCTTTTCCGTACCGCGGCGGCCGCGCGGCGCGCCGGGATGGACCCGGAGGGCGAGCTGCGGGCGGTGGCCAAGCGATTCGCCCAGGACATCCGTGCCGCCGAGCAAGCGGCCCGGGCGGCCGGGGTCGAACCCGCGACGCTGGAGGCGGACGGCTGGCGGAAGTTCTGGCCGTCTGCCTGA